Proteins from a single region of Dioscorea cayenensis subsp. rotundata cultivar TDr96_F1 unplaced genomic scaffold, TDr96_F1_v2_PseudoChromosome.rev07_lg8_w22 25.fasta BLBR01000481.1, whole genome shotgun sequence:
- the LOC120254540 gene encoding GATA transcription factor 9-like: MELPESFIGSYHRGVVGGQLGPEKQGDHFVVEDLLDFSNEDEDEEEAFIGTDVYETIAGNSADSSSVSVITAVDSCNSSFSGPDASFPSEFRFSGDLSEPAFDELAELEWITNLGEETFSSEDIEKLHLISGVKSSSSGTVSAPSSATGTPARGRMRSKRSRAANVSWSSRLPILSSSSSELEPIAVAAPPPPLPQPKPVKKKDFFRRRR; the protein is encoded by the exons ATGGAACTGCCGGAATCCTTCATCGGCAGCTACCACCGGGGAGTCGTCGGCGGCCAGTTAGGGCCGGAGAAGCAAGGGGACCACTTCGTCGTCGAGGACCTTCTCGATTTCTCCAACGAGgatgaagacgaagaggagGCCTTCATCGGCACCGACGTTTACGAAACCATCGCCGGGAACTCAGCGGATTCATCGTCGGTGTCCGTAATCACCGCCGTGGATAGCTGTAACTCCTCCTTCTCCGGCCCTGACGCCAGTTTCCCCTCCGAATTCCGCTTCTCCGGCGACCTCTCCGAGCCGGCG tttgatGAGCTCGCGGAGTTGGAATGGATAACGAATTTGGGGGAAGAGACGTTCTCCAGCGAGGACATCGAGAAGCTTCATCTCATCTCCGGCGTCAAGTCATCATCCTCCGGCACGGTGTCGGCGCCGAGCTCAGCCACGGGGACGCCGGCGCGTGGGAGAATGCGCAGCAAGCGATCGCGCGCGGCGAACGTCTCGTGGTCATCGCGCCTCCCGATTCTCTCAAGCTCATCCTCAGAATTGGAACCCATCGCTGTGGCGGCACCGCCGCCTCCGCTGCCGCAGCCGAAGccggtgaagaagaaggatttttTTCGACGGCGACGGTGA